One window of Microbacterium sp. 1S1 genomic DNA carries:
- a CDS encoding kynureninase — protein MTDRSADTALLDAARALDAADPLASHLDAFAEAPGVTAYLDGNSLGRPLRDVPEKLAAFVREDWGTRLIRSWDEQWMTLPLELGDRIGAVALGAAAGQTVVSDSTSVLLYKLMRAALRQAQGPRTELVIEEGNFPTDRFLAEGVAAEMGATLRWITPDPVHGVTVDDVAAAVSERTALVSLSHVDYRSGALADMAGITAVVHDAGALMMWDLCHSAGVVPMQLDAWGVDMAVGCTYKYLNGGPGSPAFAYLRRDLQGVLRQPIQGWWSAADIFAMAPEYVPADGIRQLLSGTPPVTSMLAMQGMIDLIEQSTIAGVRAKSESLTALAVRAYDEVLASLGVRLLSPRDPARRGGHITIGHPDFREVTRRLWADGVIPDFRFPDGIRLGLSPLSTSHVETVTGVLAVRDAVESGVS, from the coding sequence ATGACCGACCGCTCCGCCGACACCGCCCTCCTCGACGCCGCTCGCGCCCTGGACGCCGCCGATCCGCTCGCCTCCCACCTCGACGCCTTCGCCGAGGCTCCCGGCGTCACCGCGTACCTCGACGGGAACTCGCTCGGCCGCCCGTTGCGCGACGTGCCCGAGAAGCTCGCCGCGTTCGTGCGGGAGGACTGGGGTACGCGGCTGATCCGGTCTTGGGACGAGCAGTGGATGACCCTTCCGCTGGAGCTCGGCGACCGCATCGGTGCCGTCGCCCTCGGGGCGGCCGCCGGGCAGACGGTCGTGTCGGACTCCACCAGCGTCCTCCTCTACAAGCTCATGCGAGCAGCCCTTCGACAGGCTCAGGGACCCAGGACGGAACTGGTGATCGAGGAGGGGAACTTCCCCACGGACCGCTTCCTCGCGGAGGGCGTCGCGGCGGAGATGGGGGCCACGCTGCGGTGGATCACGCCCGACCCCGTGCACGGGGTCACGGTCGACGACGTCGCCGCTGCGGTCTCCGAACGGACCGCGTTGGTGTCGCTGAGCCACGTCGACTACCGCTCCGGCGCCCTCGCGGACATGGCAGGCATCACCGCCGTCGTCCACGACGCCGGCGCCCTGATGATGTGGGACCTGTGCCACTCGGCGGGCGTCGTGCCGATGCAGCTCGACGCCTGGGGCGTCGACATGGCGGTCGGCTGCACCTACAAGTACCTCAACGGCGGCCCCGGTTCGCCCGCGTTCGCCTACCTCCGGCGCGACCTGCAGGGCGTGCTCCGTCAGCCGATCCAGGGCTGGTGGAGCGCCGCCGACATCTTCGCCATGGCTCCGGAGTACGTCCCGGCCGACGGCATCCGTCAGCTCCTGAGCGGCACGCCGCCGGTGACGTCGATGCTGGCGATGCAGGGCATGATCGACCTCATCGAGCAGTCGACGATCGCGGGGGTGCGGGCGAAGTCGGAGTCGCTCACGGCCCTTGCCGTCCGCGCCTACGACGAGGTGCTCGCCTCGCTCGGCGTCCGGCTGCTCAGCCCACGCGACCCCGCCCGGCGCGGTGGTCACATCACGATCGGACACCCGGACTTCCGCGAGGTGACCCGACGGCTCTGGGCCGACGGAGTCATCCCCGACTTCCGCTTCCCCGACGGGATCCGGCTCGGGCTGTCCCCGCTGAGCACCTCGCATGTCGAGACGGTCACCGGCGTACTGGCGGTCCGGGACGCGGTGGAGTCCGGTGTCTCCTGA
- a CDS encoding PaaX family transcriptional regulator C-terminal domain-containing protein: protein MSPEPVAPVVLDDIDARPGSTASLLRTLIGLYLRPVGGWISTAALVTLAGDLGIAPAPARTGIARLKQKGLIVPERRDAIGYRLSPAAVPMLERGDRRIFRMREMTDDDPWCLVSFSIPESARSVRHQLRRRLHWIGAGVVSPALWICPGHLRDEAVQILVDLDARRWATLFEASAPAPAGTLPEAAAEWWDLAALRADHEAFQESLDALPAAPFPAYVHLIDRWRVLPYTDPGLPPAMLPPDWPGRRSFEAFARLSAEWAAPALAHVRAVTA, encoded by the coding sequence GTGTCTCCTGAGCCCGTGGCGCCGGTCGTGCTCGATGACATCGATGCCCGGCCCGGCAGCACCGCCTCGCTCCTGCGCACGCTGATCGGTCTCTACCTGCGCCCCGTCGGCGGCTGGATCTCGACGGCCGCCCTGGTGACGCTCGCGGGCGACCTCGGCATCGCGCCCGCACCCGCCCGGACCGGCATCGCCCGGCTCAAGCAGAAGGGCCTGATCGTCCCCGAGCGCCGTGACGCGATCGGCTATCGGCTGAGTCCCGCTGCGGTGCCGATGCTGGAGCGCGGCGACCGGCGGATCTTCCGGATGCGCGAGATGACCGACGACGATCCGTGGTGCCTCGTGTCGTTCTCCATCCCGGAGAGTGCGCGCAGCGTGCGGCACCAGCTACGCCGACGGCTGCACTGGATCGGCGCGGGAGTGGTGTCGCCTGCGCTGTGGATCTGCCCCGGTCACCTCCGCGACGAGGCCGTGCAGATCCTCGTCGATCTCGATGCCCGCCGGTGGGCGACCCTGTTCGAGGCCTCGGCGCCCGCACCGGCCGGCACGCTGCCGGAGGCCGCCGCCGAGTGGTGGGACCTCGCTGCGCTGCGCGCCGACCATGAGGCGTTCCAGGAGTCGCTCGACGCACTGCCCGCTGCACCGTTCCCGGCGTACGTCCACCTCATCGACCGGTGGCGGGTGCTGCCTTACACCGATCCGGGGCTGCCCCCGGCGATGCTCCCGCCTGACTGGCCGGGGCGACGCAGTTTCGAGGCGTTCGCCCGGCTGTCGGCGGAATGGGCGGCACCCGCCCTCGCGCACGTGCGCGCCGTGACGGCCTAG
- a CDS encoding FBP domain-containing protein: MRPIDERALRASFCNASRKEVSDLTLPPGFAETDFDRLDYLGWVDPKLPRRSYVVAWIDDEPVGVVLQRAEQRVLARAQCSWCEDVTLRNDVQLYVARRAGAAGRKGDTVGVLACAEFGCNEAVRKLPPLAYPGYDRELAREMRIVRLQEHVTGFVREVAGRNR, encoded by the coding sequence ATGCGTCCCATCGACGAGCGCGCGCTGCGCGCCTCCTTCTGCAACGCCTCCCGCAAGGAGGTCTCCGACCTCACCCTGCCGCCCGGCTTCGCCGAGACGGACTTCGACCGGCTCGACTACCTCGGCTGGGTCGACCCCAAGCTGCCCCGCCGCTCCTACGTCGTCGCCTGGATCGACGACGAGCCGGTCGGCGTCGTGCTCCAGCGCGCCGAACAGCGCGTGCTCGCCCGCGCACAGTGCTCCTGGTGCGAGGACGTGACGCTCCGCAACGACGTCCAGCTGTACGTCGCCCGACGTGCCGGGGCCGCCGGCCGCAAGGGCGACACGGTCGGCGTGCTCGCGTGTGCGGAGTTCGGCTGCAACGAGGCGGTGCGGAAGCTGCCACCGCTGGCCTACCCGGGGTACGACCGGGAACTCGCACGAGAGATGCGCATCGTGCGCTTGCAGGAGCACGTGACGGGATTCGTCCGCGAGGTCGCCGGTCGGAACCGCTAG
- a CDS encoding CsbD family protein — translation MSGADDMKNSAEKLGGKAKEGFGKLTDNEKLEAEGQADQVKADAKQAGENVKDAAGKAGDSIKDAFNR, via the coding sequence ATGAGTGGCGCAGATGACATGAAGAACTCCGCCGAGAAGCTGGGTGGCAAGGCCAAGGAAGGCTTCGGGAAGCTCACCGACAACGAGAAGCTCGAGGCCGAAGGCCAGGCGGATCAGGTGAAGGCCGACGCCAAGCAGGCCGGAGAGAACGTGAAGGACGCCGCCGGCAAGGCCGGCGACAGCATCAAGGACGCGTTCAACCGCTGA
- a CDS encoding Rho termination factor N-terminal domain-containing protein: protein MPGRRNNSLKDPELYEELREDGASKEKAARISNAAARDGRSNVGRRGGKHGDYEDWTVPELRKRAKELGLTGYSGKRKAELISDLRNH from the coding sequence ATGCCAGGACGACGCAACAATTCCCTGAAGGACCCGGAGCTGTACGAAGAGCTCCGGGAGGACGGCGCCTCAAAGGAGAAGGCCGCCCGTATCTCGAACGCCGCAGCGCGTGACGGCCGGAGCAACGTCGGCCGACGAGGCGGGAAGCACGGGGACTACGAGGACTGGACCGTCCCCGAGCTGAGGAAGCGCGCCAAGGAGCTCGGCCTCACCGGATACAGCGGCAAGCGCAAGGCCGAGCTCATCTCCGACCTGCGAAACCACTGA
- a CDS encoding YbdK family carboxylate-amine ligase: MTCFGIEEEFLLLDEDSLVPVALSGDVLERIGGAVVAGRLTTEYLASQIEALTDPVRSGAEAAGQLTALRALVGAAARARGAIAAPTGSPYTTLRSPRLSPSAHYDDVARRLAHLTREHEVNGLHVHVEVVDEEDRVKALNRLRAWLPLLLALSSNSPFGNGIDTGFASWRSMLIRRLPSSWCPPRFADVDDYRTRVDQLLDLGTIGEATSLSWAVRLSERYPTVEARVADTQLTAEDAVFSALLTRGIALASEQQIVADETDAIDASLWMASRAGVEARIVDPLTGEVAPARSVAMHLFDDIAPVLSELGDEETVRAGLERIGADGPGATRQRAAYANGGIAGLGALLHDGTRATGD; the protein is encoded by the coding sequence ATGACGTGCTTCGGGATCGAGGAGGAGTTCCTCCTGCTCGATGAGGATTCGCTCGTTCCCGTCGCCCTGAGCGGTGACGTCCTGGAGCGCATCGGCGGCGCGGTCGTCGCCGGGCGCCTGACCACGGAGTACCTGGCCTCGCAGATCGAGGCACTCACCGACCCGGTGCGGTCCGGAGCCGAGGCCGCGGGACAGCTCACCGCCCTGCGTGCGCTCGTCGGCGCGGCCGCCCGCGCCCGGGGAGCGATCGCGGCACCGACCGGTTCCCCGTACACGACCCTCCGCTCGCCCCGGCTGTCCCCGTCCGCGCACTACGACGACGTGGCGCGGCGCCTAGCTCACCTCACCCGCGAGCACGAGGTGAACGGGCTGCACGTCCACGTGGAGGTGGTGGACGAGGAGGACCGCGTCAAGGCCCTGAACCGCCTCCGGGCGTGGCTCCCGCTCCTGCTCGCCCTCAGCTCGAACAGTCCCTTCGGCAACGGCATCGACACCGGGTTCGCGAGCTGGCGCAGCATGCTCATCCGACGGCTTCCCTCTTCCTGGTGCCCGCCCCGTTTCGCCGACGTCGACGACTACCGCACACGCGTCGATCAGCTCCTCGACCTCGGGACCATCGGCGAGGCCACCTCCCTCTCGTGGGCGGTCCGCCTCTCGGAGCGCTACCCGACCGTCGAGGCACGGGTCGCGGACACGCAGCTCACTGCCGAGGACGCCGTGTTCTCCGCGCTGCTGACCCGCGGGATCGCGCTCGCCTCCGAGCAACAGATCGTCGCCGATGAGACGGACGCGATCGACGCCTCCCTCTGGATGGCGTCGAGGGCGGGGGTAGAGGCGCGGATCGTCGACCCGCTCACGGGCGAGGTCGCGCCCGCCCGGAGCGTGGCGATGCATCTGTTCGACGACATCGCCCCGGTGCTGAGCGAGCTCGGCGATGAGGAGACGGTGCGGGCGGGACTCGAGCGCATCGGAGCGGACGGTCCGGGCGCCACGCGGCAACGCGCCGCGTACGCGAACGGCGGGATCGCAGGCCTCGGCGCGTTGCTGCACGACGGCACCCGCGCGACCGGAGACTGA
- a CDS encoding MFS transporter, with amino-acid sequence MSSFAPLQRLVIAIAVLASFVTFLDGTVVNVALPAISEELGGGITTQQWVVDAYLITLSALILLAGSLSDAYGRVVVMRIGLIAFGISSIAVAAAVDPLMLIVARAAQGAAGALLVPSSLALITATMRGDVQARAIGVWTAFTTAAQLVGPLLGGVFVDFLSWRFVFLINVVPIGITLLLLARLRLPEHPRGIRVDWWSGALCALGLGAVVFALIEQPNLGWASPAIWIPAIVGAALFIAFLLRQRRSAAPLMPLRLFRVRDFGWGNLATLFVYAALSLNGFVVGVYLQQGAGLSATAAGLASLPMTILMILLSSRAGGWAGRWGPRIFMTIGPLVMAVGALMLLTVSADFDYWWQVLPAMIVMGLGLSLTVAPLTAAILGAIDENHSGIASAVNNAVSRVAGLLVVAMLSTIVGGTLDLDGFHSAAWVTAALLILGGVVSWIGIRRNPAEDTSAPADAPAGPTSEPR; translated from the coding sequence GTGTCATCCTTCGCCCCACTCCAGCGACTCGTCATCGCGATCGCTGTGCTCGCGTCGTTCGTCACCTTCCTCGACGGCACCGTGGTCAACGTCGCCCTGCCCGCCATCAGCGAGGAGCTCGGCGGCGGCATCACGACGCAGCAGTGGGTCGTCGACGCCTACCTCATCACGCTCAGCGCGCTGATCCTCCTCGCCGGATCGCTCTCGGACGCCTACGGCCGGGTCGTGGTGATGCGGATCGGCCTCATCGCCTTCGGCATCTCGTCGATCGCCGTGGCCGCCGCCGTCGATCCCCTGATGCTGATCGTCGCCAGGGCGGCGCAGGGCGCCGCCGGCGCGCTGCTGGTCCCGAGCTCCCTCGCCCTCATCACCGCCACCATGCGCGGCGATGTGCAGGCCAGGGCCATCGGGGTCTGGACGGCCTTCACGACGGCAGCTCAGCTCGTCGGCCCGCTGCTCGGCGGAGTCTTCGTCGACTTCCTCTCGTGGCGGTTCGTCTTCCTCATCAACGTGGTCCCGATCGGCATCACGCTGCTGCTGTTGGCCCGCCTTCGCCTCCCCGAGCACCCGCGGGGCATCCGGGTGGACTGGTGGAGCGGTGCCCTGTGCGCGCTCGGCCTCGGCGCGGTCGTCTTCGCGCTCATCGAGCAACCGAACCTCGGTTGGGCCTCCCCCGCCATCTGGATCCCCGCGATCGTCGGAGCCGCCCTCTTCATCGCCTTCCTGCTGCGCCAGCGCCGCTCCGCCGCTCCCCTCATGCCGCTCCGGCTGTTCCGGGTGCGGGACTTCGGCTGGGGAAACCTCGCGACGCTCTTCGTCTACGCCGCGCTCTCCCTCAACGGCTTCGTCGTCGGCGTGTACCTCCAGCAAGGGGCCGGATTGAGCGCGACGGCGGCGGGCCTGGCGAGCCTGCCGATGACCATCCTCATGATCCTGCTGAGTTCCCGTGCCGGAGGATGGGCGGGACGGTGGGGTCCTCGCATCTTCATGACGATCGGCCCGCTCGTCATGGCGGTCGGCGCGCTGATGCTGCTCACCGTGTCCGCAGACTTCGACTACTGGTGGCAGGTGCTCCCGGCCATGATCGTGATGGGCCTCGGCCTCTCACTCACGGTCGCTCCGCTGACAGCCGCGATCCTCGGTGCCATCGACGAGAACCACTCGGGTATCGCCTCCGCCGTGAACAACGCCGTCTCCCGCGTCGCCGGACTGCTCGTGGTCGCGATGCTGTCGACCATCGTCGGCGGCACCCTCGACCTCGACGGCTTCCACAGCGCCGCCTGGGTCACGGCCGCTCTCCTCATCCTCGGCGGAGTCGTGTCGTGGATCGGCATCCGCCGGAACCCCGCGGAGGACACCTCCGCCCCCGCCGACGCTCCGGCAGGCCCGACGTCGGAGCCGCGGTGA
- a CDS encoding endo alpha-1,4 polygalactosaminidase, with the protein MTRSPRTSLPHPRPPRPARTSAVVALLLGAALAVAGCAAAPPAPGLPAAGSGPSADVALPPAGAVPDYQLGGAYGPPGGVEIVARDRGAPPARGLYSLCYVNGFQTQPGELADWPDDLLLRADGAVVFDPDWPDEALLDTGSAAQRSRIAEIVIPWIDGCAESGFQAVEFDNLDSFSRSGGALTLDDNLALAELLVAAAHGAGLAAGQKNAAEHAPALRERAGFDLAVAEECAAYGECGAYEAMYGEHVIDIEYTDHLPRSFAELCDDPEAPGSMVLRDRELVTPDDEGYVFAACP; encoded by the coding sequence GTGACGCGGTCACCGCGGACGAGTCTCCCGCACCCTCGGCCGCCGCGACCCGCACGCACGTCCGCGGTCGTCGCACTGCTCCTCGGTGCCGCCCTCGCCGTCGCCGGCTGTGCGGCTGCGCCGCCCGCTCCCGGCCTCCCCGCCGCGGGATCGGGGCCGAGCGCCGACGTGGCACTGCCCCCGGCGGGTGCCGTTCCGGACTACCAGCTCGGCGGTGCCTACGGCCCGCCCGGGGGCGTGGAGATCGTCGCGCGCGACCGGGGCGCGCCCCCGGCCCGAGGCCTCTACTCCCTCTGCTACGTCAACGGTTTCCAGACGCAGCCGGGCGAGCTCGCCGACTGGCCGGACGACCTGCTCCTGCGAGCGGACGGTGCTGTGGTGTTCGACCCCGACTGGCCCGACGAAGCCCTTCTCGACACCGGGAGCGCGGCGCAGCGATCCCGAATCGCCGAGATCGTCATCCCGTGGATCGATGGCTGTGCGGAGTCGGGTTTCCAGGCCGTCGAGTTCGACAACCTCGATTCCTTCTCGCGCTCGGGCGGCGCGCTCACGCTCGACGACAACCTCGCCCTCGCCGAGCTCCTGGTCGCCGCGGCGCACGGCGCGGGTCTCGCCGCCGGTCAGAAGAACGCCGCGGAGCATGCCCCCGCCCTGCGGGAACGCGCGGGGTTCGACCTCGCCGTCGCCGAGGAGTGCGCCGCCTACGGCGAGTGCGGCGCCTACGAGGCGATGTACGGGGAGCACGTGATCGACATCGAGTACACGGACCACCTGCCCCGATCCTTCGCAGAGCTGTGCGACGACCCGGAAGCGCCGGGATCGATGGTGCTCCGCGACCGTGAGCTCGTCACACCGGACGACGAGGGATACGTGTTCGCCGCGTGTCCGTGA
- a CDS encoding iron-containing redox enzyme family protein, giving the protein MTVSTLDADTAVAFSPRGPVSSAVLSVLTGRGEDAAALPDLATAAVAATSDAVRDDDIQLALFVLYASSYGSLPQLDAAREWDAGVVTARRILEDAFEAALRETVPVPDLPEPTVDAVGRALFALAAADTGPSLSRHIARKATRDQAEESLILRSVYTLREADPHSWAIPRLTGRPKAALVEIQSDEYGGGRPQRVHAELYACALRAAGLDDTYGAYVDDAPAITLASHNMMSLFGLNRRLVGAIVGHLAAYEMTSSIPCRFYADGLHRLGFADEVAAYFEEHVEADAVHEQIAARDLAGSLAEDRPELLADILFGAAACLTVDGWAGAHTLDAWAAGGSALRGRASA; this is encoded by the coding sequence ATGACCGTTTCCACCCTCGACGCCGACACCGCCGTCGCCTTCTCACCCCGCGGTCCCGTGTCGAGCGCCGTCCTCTCCGTGCTGACCGGGCGCGGCGAGGATGCCGCCGCCCTTCCTGACCTCGCCACCGCGGCCGTCGCCGCGACCAGTGACGCGGTCCGTGACGACGACATCCAGCTCGCCCTGTTCGTCCTCTACGCCTCGTCGTACGGGTCGCTGCCGCAGCTCGATGCGGCGCGGGAATGGGATGCCGGCGTGGTGACCGCGCGTCGCATCCTCGAAGACGCCTTCGAGGCGGCGCTCAGGGAGACCGTGCCGGTGCCCGACCTTCCGGAGCCGACCGTCGACGCCGTGGGCCGCGCCCTGTTCGCCCTCGCCGCCGCGGACACGGGTCCCAGCCTGTCGCGGCACATCGCCAGGAAGGCGACGCGGGACCAGGCCGAGGAGTCTCTCATCCTCCGCTCGGTGTACACGCTGCGCGAGGCCGACCCGCATTCCTGGGCCATCCCGCGGCTGACCGGACGACCCAAGGCCGCACTCGTCGAGATCCAGTCCGACGAGTACGGTGGCGGTCGCCCGCAGCGTGTGCACGCGGAGCTCTATGCCTGCGCCCTCCGCGCCGCCGGTCTCGACGACACGTACGGCGCCTATGTCGACGATGCGCCCGCGATCACCCTCGCCTCGCACAACATGATGAGCCTGTTCGGCCTGAACCGTCGCCTCGTCGGAGCGATCGTCGGTCACCTCGCCGCGTATGAGATGACCTCATCGATCCCCTGCCGCTTCTACGCCGATGGCCTGCACCGCCTCGGGTTCGCCGACGAGGTCGCCGCGTACTTCGAGGAGCACGTCGAGGCCGACGCGGTGCACGAGCAGATCGCCGCCCGGGACCTCGCCGGAAGCCTGGCCGAAGATCGCCCTGAGCTGCTGGCCGACATCCTGTTCGGCGCGGCCGCGTGCCTCACGGTCGACGGCTGGGCGGGTGCTCACACCCTCGACGCGTGGGCGGCGGGCGGCTCCGCGCTGCGGGGAAGGGCGTCAGCGTGA
- a CDS encoding CDGSH iron-sulfur domain-containing protein: protein MSRRDEPVTVTAYPDGPLLVRGEVELHASDGTVIDPRRRTVALCRCGLSALKPFCDGTHKAAGFRTED from the coding sequence GTGAGCCGGCGGGACGAGCCCGTCACCGTCACGGCCTATCCGGACGGGCCGCTGCTCGTGCGCGGGGAGGTCGAGCTGCACGCGAGCGACGGCACCGTCATCGATCCGCGGCGACGGACCGTGGCGTTGTGCCGTTGCGGGCTCTCGGCACTCAAGCCCTTCTGCGACGGCACGCACAAGGCTGCCGGCTTCCGCACGGAGGACTGA
- a CDS encoding YggS family pyridoxal phosphate enzyme: MAEALDRRLQAAGRSLDVYVQVNTSAEDSKFGMPPQEVPAFLKALPAYASLRVRGLMTLALLTPDTARVRECFALLRALRDEARQETPDLIGDGELSMGMSGDYEIAVEEGATCVRVGQAIFGARAVPDSHYWPEG, from the coding sequence GTGGCGGAGGCCCTGGACCGGCGGCTGCAAGCCGCCGGGCGCAGCCTCGACGTGTACGTGCAGGTGAACACCTCTGCCGAGGACTCGAAGTTCGGTATGCCTCCGCAGGAGGTGCCGGCCTTCCTGAAGGCGCTGCCCGCGTATGCCTCTCTCCGCGTGCGCGGGCTGATGACGCTCGCGCTGCTCACCCCGGACACCGCGCGGGTACGCGAGTGTTTCGCGCTGCTGCGCGCCCTCCGCGACGAGGCGCGCCAGGAGACGCCCGACCTCATCGGCGACGGTGAGCTGTCGATGGGCATGTCCGGCGACTATGAGATCGCCGTCGAGGAGGGCGCGACGTGCGTGCGCGTCGGGCAGGCGATCTTCGGCGCACGCGCGGTCCCGGACAGCCACTATTGGCCGGAGGGCTGA
- the gabT gene encoding 4-aminobutyrate--2-oxoglutarate transaminase — MSASGLFSGAVLSSPLLRTEVPGPRSRALHERRQRVVPRGVGSVLPVYIAHADGPWITDVDGNRFLDLGSGIGVTTIGHTNRAAVTAAAEQLDRVTHTLFTVTPYEGYVRLAELLAEKVPGTHETRTAFANSGAEAVENAVKIARRHTGRRAVAALDHAFHGRTNLALAMNHRAAPYGSGFGPFAPDVHRVPNSYPYRDGLDGAEAAARTIAYLEQRIGVRDLAAVIAEPIQGEGGFVVPADGFLPALQEWCTRNGVVFIADEIQTGLGRTGAWFASTHFGLVPDLVLTAKGIAGGLPLAAVTGRAEIMDAPDPGGLGGTFGGNPVSIASALAVFDELENGTFFADAHRIGAHLSARLDGLRTRHPVIGDVRGIGAMQAFEVSAPGTTQPLAGAATMIAEFAAQRGILLLTAGSDGNVIRFLPTLTTTQEQLDLAVDVIDEALSTLR, encoded by the coding sequence ATGTCCGCTTCCGGTCTGTTCTCCGGCGCCGTCCTATCGAGCCCCCTCCTGCGCACCGAGGTCCCCGGGCCGCGGAGCCGGGCGCTGCACGAGCGTCGGCAGCGGGTCGTCCCGCGCGGTGTCGGCAGCGTCCTCCCCGTCTACATCGCGCACGCCGACGGCCCCTGGATCACCGACGTGGACGGCAACCGCTTCCTCGACCTGGGCAGCGGCATCGGCGTGACGACGATCGGCCACACCAACCGCGCGGCCGTGACCGCGGCGGCGGAGCAACTCGACCGGGTCACGCACACCCTGTTCACCGTCACCCCGTACGAGGGCTACGTGCGCCTCGCCGAGCTGCTCGCGGAGAAGGTCCCCGGCACCCACGAGACCCGGACGGCGTTCGCGAACTCGGGCGCCGAAGCCGTCGAGAACGCGGTCAAGATCGCGCGGAGGCACACAGGGCGACGGGCGGTCGCGGCCCTGGACCACGCGTTTCACGGGCGCACGAATCTCGCGCTGGCGATGAACCACAGGGCCGCGCCGTACGGCTCCGGCTTCGGCCCGTTCGCGCCCGATGTCCATCGCGTCCCCAACTCGTACCCCTACCGCGACGGGCTGGACGGCGCGGAGGCGGCAGCACGCACGATCGCGTATCTCGAGCAGCGGATCGGCGTGCGCGATCTCGCTGCCGTCATCGCCGAGCCGATTCAGGGCGAGGGCGGTTTCGTGGTCCCGGCAGACGGCTTCCTGCCGGCCCTGCAGGAGTGGTGCACGCGAAACGGCGTGGTCTTCATCGCCGATGAGATCCAGACGGGGCTGGGCCGTACCGGGGCGTGGTTCGCCAGCACCCACTTCGGCCTCGTGCCCGACCTCGTGCTCACGGCGAAAGGTATCGCCGGCGGGCTGCCCTTGGCCGCGGTGACCGGTCGCGCGGAGATCATGGACGCTCCGGACCCGGGGGGCCTGGGCGGCACGTTCGGCGGCAACCCCGTGTCCATCGCGTCCGCGCTCGCGGTGTTCGACGAACTCGAGAACGGGACCTTCTTCGCCGACGCCCACCGCATCGGCGCGCACCTGTCCGCGCGTCTCGACGGTCTGCGCACCCGCCACCCTGTCATCGGCGACGTCCGAGGCATCGGGGCCATGCAGGCCTTCGAGGTGAGCGCTCCCGGGACGACGCAGCCGCTCGCCGGAGCCGCCACCATGATCGCGGAGTTCGCCGCTCAGCGCGGCATCCTGCTCCTGACGGCCGGCAGCGACGGCAACGTGATCCGCTTCCTTCCCACCCTCACGACGACCCAGGAGCAGCTCGACCTCGCGGTGGATGTCATCGACGAAGCCCTCAGCACGCTCCGCTGA
- a CDS encoding HAD-IA family hydrolase, with protein MPKLAHAREGAEVVVRAAGLLFDCDGVLVDSVPTAAIAWETWARRYAPEFDFLRDAPHGMRPSDVVAAVVSPEHVGEATADLFERELAVAASTIEMPGAADLLTALPHELWAVATSSNREVATARMRGAGVPVPTVLVAAEDVDRGKPAPDPYLRAADLLDREPGDCVVFEDSSPGIRAARAAGAGLVVGVGACSASAAPDLIVHDLARVRWDGEALRLRVLSGAC; from the coding sequence ATGCCAAAGTTAGCACACGCACGGGAAGGTGCCGAGGTGGTGGTCCGAGCGGCCGGACTGCTGTTCGACTGCGACGGGGTGCTCGTGGACTCCGTCCCGACGGCGGCGATCGCGTGGGAGACCTGGGCGCGGCGCTACGCCCCGGAGTTCGACTTCCTCCGCGACGCGCCGCACGGCATGCGGCCGAGCGACGTGGTCGCGGCCGTCGTGAGTCCCGAGCACGTGGGCGAGGCGACGGCAGACCTGTTCGAGCGCGAGCTCGCCGTCGCGGCCTCGACGATCGAGATGCCCGGCGCTGCCGATCTGCTCACCGCGCTGCCGCACGAGCTCTGGGCGGTCGCGACGAGCAGCAACAGGGAGGTCGCGACCGCACGGATGCGCGGCGCGGGCGTCCCCGTGCCCACCGTGCTCGTCGCTGCGGAGGACGTGGACCGCGGTAAACCGGCGCCGGATCCCTACCTCCGCGCCGCGGACCTCCTCGACCGGGAACCGGGGGACTGCGTGGTCTTCGAGGACTCGTCGCCGGGAATCCGCGCCGCCAGGGCGGCCGGCGCGGGGCTCGTCGTCGGGGTGGGCGCGTGCTCCGCCTCCGCCGCCCCGGACCTGATCGTGCATGACCTGGCCCGGGTGCGATGGGACGGGGAGGCACTGCGCCTCCGCGTGCTCAGCGGAGCGTGCTGA